The following proteins are encoded in a genomic region of Papaver somniferum cultivar HN1 unplaced genomic scaffold, ASM357369v1 unplaced-scaffold_10, whole genome shotgun sequence:
- the LOC113326839 gene encoding uncharacterized protein LOC113326839 has product MEKIISPYQTAYVSRRLINDNTIMAHEIIHSMKRKEGQSDFNPSGGIRQGDTLSPYLFILSMEWFSRTMVEAHHSKSIQGISVARGAPPINHLLFADDCLIFTHANLTSVNNLLQVLQDFSSPFGQVINFDKSSILFSNNMDPVVCDSLSNILGIQPMSKNEKYLGYPLIIGRSKVKAFEDIQVAFERRLGNWQGTTIHQAGRSTMVKAVLNSIPMYQMSTFKMPKKILKKLDSIQRKFWWGFKSNKGFNLIAWKNMCLSKDLGGLAFRDLEMMNHALLAKLAWGICHNSDNLLGQLLQAKYHKNEDFLHLHGEISNSSWVWKGIELVFSIVQQHYFMEVNNGRSTRIWRDKWIIGLNETVEPKHTSHYQFLFVSELIRTDTNDWDTRLLNILFSPKNVERISIMEISVSEEDILRWSPAKDGVFSVKSTYNKLMERRVFNQAAICTIPKVVWKVLWKMKLPHIVKFFIWKCLKNSVPTRIRLAQFNYLDDHHCSIYNLVESIPIQSGSQTTSARDDTTLTLFLDASFDYSTNDCGIGMVLCNFAGEISSVKGSYAARVKVPETGECMAVMEALSWIRDKNILKIHIAADAETVVKSITTEEVYVNWVNRKMIRRIKSILSSFSLWSVTHFKRDSNLLADRVSKRIRRLKQSLEESYYSVICIDTFLEKFNAPPAI; this is encoded by the exons ATGGAGAAGATAATTTCACCATACCAAACAGCTTATGTCTCTAGAAGATTAATAAATGATAACACTATCATGGCTCATGAGATTATTCACTCTATGAAAAGGAAGGAAGGACAAAGTG ATTTCAATCCTAGTGGAGGGATAAGACAAGGAGATACCCTTTCTCCCTATCTCTTTATTCTATCCATGGAATGGTTCTCAAGGACTATGGTTGAAGCTCATCATTCAAAAAGCATACAAGGTATTTCAGTAGCTAGAGGTGCACCACCTATCAATCATCTgctatttgcagatgattgcctCATTTTTACTCATGCAAATTTAACCAGTGTGAATAATCTCTTGCAAGTTTTACAAGATTTTAGTTCACCATTTGGTCAAGTCATTAATTTTGACAAATCTTCAATACTCTTCAGTAACAACATGGATCCTGTGGTATGTGACTCTCTAAGTAACATACTAGGTATTCAACCTATGAGtaaaaatgagaaatatttgggATATCCTCTAATTATTGGCAGATCAAAGGTCAAAGCATTTGAAGATATTCAAGTGGCATTTGAAAGAAGGTTGGGTAATTGGCAAGGCACTACAATCCATCAAGCTGGTAGATCTACTATGGTTAAAGCAGTTCTCAACTCCATTCCTATGTATCAAATGAGCACTTTCAAAATGCCAAAGAAAATTCTCAAGAAACTGGACTCTATTCAAAGAAAATTCTGGTGGGGGTTCAAATCTAATAAAGGTTTTAATCTCATTGCTTGGAAGAATATGTGTTTATCTAAAGATTTAGGGGGTCTAGCTTTCAGAGACTTAGAAATGATGAATCATGCACTTCTGGCTAAACTGGCATGGGGAATTTGTCACAACTCTGATAATTTGCTGGGTCAATTACTTCAAGCCAAATATCATAAAAATGAGGATTTTCTTCATTTACATGGTGAAATAAGTAATTCTTCTTGGGTATGGAAGGGcattgaattagttttctctataGTCCAGCAGCACTACTTCATGGAGGTAAATAATGGCAGATCAACAAGAATATGGCGTGATAAATGGATTATAGGTTTAAATGAAACGGTTGAACCTAAGCATACTTCTCATTATCAGTTTTTGTTTGTCAGTGAATTAATCAGAACAGATACCAATGATTGGGATACAAGACTTCTCAACATCTTATTCTCCCCTAAGAATGTAGAAAGAATATCCATAATGGAGATCTCAGTGTCAGAAGAGGATATATTGAGATGGTCTCCTGCTAAAGACGGTGTATTCTCAGTAAAATCCACTTACAATAAACTCATGGAGAGAAGagtatttaatcaagcggctATCTGTACAATTcctaaagttgtttggaaggtTCTTTGGAAGATGAAATTACCCCACATAGTGAAGTTTTTCATTTGGAAATGCCTCAAGAATTCAGTTCCAACAAGGATAAGATTAGCTCAGTTTAACTATCTGGATGATCATCACTGTAGTATCT ATAACTTAGTTGAGAGCATACCAATACAATCAGGCAGTCAAACCACTAGTGCTAGAGATGATACTACCCTTACACTATTTTTAGATGCATCTTTTGACTATAGTACTAATGATTGTGGAATCGGTATGGTTCTCTGTAATTTTGCAGGGGAAATCTCAAGCGTCAAAGGATCCTATGCAGCTAGAGTAAAAGTTCCAGAAACAGGGGAGTGTATGGCTGTAATGGAAGCTCTGAGCTGGATTCGAGACAAAAACATCTTAAAGATTCACATTGCAGCTGATGCAGAAACGGTTGTGAAATCCATCACAACAGAAGAAGTTTATGTTAACTGGGTAAATAGGAAAATGATTAGACGTATTAAATCTATCTTATCGTCTTTTAGTCTTTGGTCAGTCACTCATTTCAAAAGGGATAGTAATCTTTTGGCAGATAGAGTTTCAAAAAGAATAAGACGTTTAAAACAGTCTTTAGAAGAAAGTTATTACTCTGTTATTTGTATTGACACTTTTCTGGAGAAGTTTAATGCTCCTCCTGCTATTTAA
- the LOC113326724 gene encoding glycine-rich cell wall structural protein 1.8-like, giving the protein MAFHKRITTVVFILLVALSICSAARNLLTIPPEEEAGLAFHSRPAGVGLVGEHGAGYGAGGGEGGGAGYGAAGGGGSGGGGGSGYGAGGEHGAGYGAGSGSGGGAGYGAGGEHGGGVGGGGGSGGGGGYGAGGAHGGGYGSGGGAAGGSGYGAGGEHGAGGGGGSGSGGGYGAGGDLGAGYGSGGGAGGGAGGGSSGGAHGGGYGGGGGSGYASGGEHGGAYGSGGGSGEGSGHGGGGY; this is encoded by the coding sequence ATGGCTTTTCATAAGAGAATAACGACCGTTGTTTTCATTCTGTTAGTAGCGTTGAGCATCTGTTCTGCTGCTAGAAATCTCCTTACTATTCCTCCCGAGGAAGAAGCTGGCTTAGCTTTTCATTCTCGTCCAGCTGGAGTTGGATTAGTAGGAGAACATGGAGCAGGATATGGTGCTGGTGGTGGAGAAGGTGGAGGTGCAGGTTATGGAGCTGCTGGTGGTGGAGGTAGTGGTGGAGGAGGCGGTTCAGGATATGGTGCTGGTGGAGAACATGGTGCCGGGTATGGTGCCGGAAGTGGTAGTGGTGGGGGTGCTGGATATGGTGCTGGAGGTGAACATGGCGGTGGTGTGGGTGGCGGCGGTGgtagtggaggtggtggtggttatggtgCTGGTGGAGCTCATGGTGGTGGTTATGGAAGTGGAGGAGGAGCCGCTGGTGGTTCCGGTTATGGTGCTGGAGGTGAGCATGGTgccggtggtggtggcggtagcGGAAGTGGTGGTGGATATGGTGCTGGAGGAGATCTCGGTGCAGGATACGGTAGTGGAGGTGGAGCCGGTGGAGGTGCAGGCGGTGGTAGCTCTGGAGGAGCGCATGGTGGTGGAtacggaggaggtggtggttctGGGTATGCCTCGGGAGGTGAACATGGAGGTGCctatggtagtggtggtggaagtGGTGAAGGGAGTGGCCATGGTGGTGGTGGCTACTAA